CTCATGGCTCCAAATCTCAATTTTGCTCATGATGCCCACCACCACGACCTCCCCTCTGTCGAGACCGGCGTACGAACGATGTTCAGCCGGGACGAGAATGCGGCCCTGGCGGTCGAGCGTGCATTCGGTGGCCGAGGAGTATATGTGGCGCGTGAAGTCCTTCAGCTCCCGCTTCATCTGGGGAAGCTCGCGAATGCGTTCCGCGATGGCCAACCACTCTTCTACGGGGTAGGCCGCGAGACAGCTATCCAAGGTGGTGAGAATCAACGATGCCTGGTAGCTCGTTGCGAGGACTTCACGAAACTTAGCCGGCACGCTAAGTCGACCCTTGGCGTCGAGAGTCAAACTGTATTTGCCAATAAACACGGTGTGGCTCCCCGTGTGGCTCCCGGTGTAGTTCCCAGTGTGGTTCCCATTGTGGTTCCCACTGTTCCCCACTTTCCCCCACTTAATGGGCAACTATAGACAACCCGGTAAATCCTGTCAAGGAAAAAAAGCTTAAGGGACGTAATTAGAGGAGTTTGGAGGGCGACGGCTGAGAGTATTTCAAACGGCACTATACATAATGATGAGGTTCTACTTTAACAATTCCACAACATCTTGTGGAAAATGAAGAAAATAGGGGGAGGGCAATTTTTCCGCGATTTTCCGGATAAAAATTTTCCGCAAGGTGGGGCAAAGTGGGGAGAAAACGACTCCGGGGCGGCATCCCATTGGGAGACCGCCCCGGTAGACGTCGGCATTGAAGGGGGTAGTAAGCCGGGTTCTGTTCTTCCGGCCTAACAGGCCGGGAGGATGATCATTTCTCTGGGACGCCGGTTACCCGACGCCTCTAGCGGCCTACCCGGAGGCTTGGGCGAGCCACCCTTCCGCCTTCCCTTCAGTCGCCTGACGGGACGACGTCGCCTCCCTATTTGGCCTTGCTCCGGGTGGGGTTTGCCTAGCTCCCGATGTCGCCACCGGGACTGGTGCGCTCTTACCGCACCCTTTCACCCTTACCCCGCCCGCGGGCGGGGCGGTCTGCTCTCTGTGGCACTTTCCGTGGGGTCGCCCCCCCTGGCCGTTAGCCAGCACCCTGCTCTTCGGAGCCCGGACTTTCCTCCCCGGCAGCCCGTTCGCAAAAAACGGTCGCCGAGGCGATCATCACCTCCCCTTCAATGCCTCCTCTATGGCGTGGTTGGCGAGCTCGTCCGCCCTGACGTTGCCCCCGCGCCCCACATGCTCGATCGACCAGCGCTCCAGCGCCCGGCACAGGGAGAGGGCCTTGTCGTAAAGCTCCTTGAGCCCCGGGTTCCTGACCCGGTAGACGCCCGTCAGCTGGCGGACCATAAGCTCGGAGTCGGCGAAAACCTTCAGGTCGAGCCACCCGCGGCGAACCGCCTCTTCGACCGCGGTGATGAAAGCCTCATACTCGGCCACGTTGTTGGTGGCCTCGCCGAGGGGGCGGGAGAGCTCGGCCAGGGTGGCGCCCTCGGCATCCTTGAAGACGACCCCGCAGCCCGCCTCGCCAGGGTTGCCCCGGCTCGCCCCGTCTACGAAAGCGACTACGCCGCCGGCGGCGCCCGCCGCTCCATCCACCGGGTATGAGCGGGCCGCCTCGCTTAAAAGCGCCCTGATATCCTCGGCCGTCCAATCGGAGTGCTCATCAAGGACCCTCTCCACCGATAGCTCGAGGGCCAACGTCTCCAGGACCGCCCGTTTCCCCGCGGCTTTGCCTTGGCGAGTCACTCCTCGATCCCTTCATCGGAGTGGAAGAGAATCCGGCTGCAGCCCTGGCAGTAGTAAAGGACCTCGTTCTTCTTGATGTCGATGTAGGTCTGGCGCGGAATGCGCTGGTTGCACCCCTGACAGACCCCCCCGGCCACATTTGCCACCCCCAGGCCTCCCTTATTGGCCCGAATGCGGTCGTAGCTGTCGAGCAGGCCCCGAGAAATCCGGCCGGTGAGCTCCGAGCGCAGGGCCTCCTCCTCGCCAAGGAGGGCCCCGACCCGCTGCAGCTCCGCCTCTTTGAGGCCCTTCTCCTTCCCGAACCCCTCTTCTTCGACCTTCAACCGCTCCTGGAGCGCCTTGAGCTCCACCTGCTGGGCCTCAACCCGCTCCATGCTCCCTAAGACCTCTTCTTCCAACTGACCGATCTGCTGGTCGGCGTATTCGATCTCTTTGAGCAGGGCCGTGTACTCTACGTTGGTCTTGACCTCCATCAGGCGGGCCTTGCTCTTTCGCTGCCCCTCGCGCACCTCCTCGATTCGACGCTCCCTGGCGCGGCTCTCCTTCTGGAGCGCCTCCAAATCGGCCTCGACCCGCTCGACGGCCGCCCGTGCGGCCTCAAGCCCGGCCCGGCCGGCCTCCAACTCCCTTGGAATAGCGGAGCTGGACTTTCGGAGCTCGGCGAGCTTCAAATCGACACGTTGCAGCTCGATGATCGTTCGAAGCTCGGCAGTCAAGGAGCCACCCATGCCGGTTGAGCCCTCCATGGTGGGCCCGGCAGGAGTCGAACCTGCAACCAACTGATTATGAGTCAGCTGCTCTACCGTTGAGCTACGGGCCCCGCCGAATGACTATAACGATGATGAGGAGCCCAACCCCTTCGGACCCCGCACCACCTTATTTTACTATGTCGCCGGGAGTTTGTCACGCAAGAGAGATGAGGGGCTCCGCCTGAGGTCCGCCTGAGGCGGACTTGCCGACCCCCTGTCCGTGGGTATGAAGAGTGAGTTGCATTCCTAAAGGCCGGACACCCACAAGGGGCGTCCCTACATGGTTTTGTGCCCCTGTAGGGACAGGGTTTACCCCTGTCCGTGGGTATGAAGGGCGGGTCGTGTGTACGGAGAGGGTTTATATATGGGTAGTCGGGCGACCAAAGGTCGCTTGCGACCTCCTGACCCCGACACCTTATTTGCGCATAAAAATACCCGCCGCCTGGCAGCCTGAGGAGGAAGAAGGGTTTTCACCCAACCATCAAGGCCGCCCGGCAGCGGGCAGAACAGCTTAGCTGTAAGGGGACAGGGTCGACCAAAGGTCGCTTGCGACCCCCTGTCCGAGCGAACATCCATAAATCCGCCTCGGGCGGACTAAATAATCCTACTCATCCCCCGTGCCGGGGGTGCAGACGGCGAATCCGCCGGTGACAAAGGTGTTGCCGAAGCCGTCATCCGCGCTGTCGGCGAGGACCGCGGCCGCCCCGAATCCACCGTCGCAATCGTCGCCCCTGCCTGCAAGGTCGGTCCGGTTGCCCCTCATCGTGTTGTTCTTGATAACCGTATCAGCCTTGCCGTCGTTCTCGATACCCGTCCCTCGGTTGTTTCTCACGATGTTGCCGTCGATGACGTTGTCGTCGGAGTC
This genomic interval from Nitrospinota bacterium contains the following:
- a CDS encoding ribonuclease HI family protein, coding for MDGAAGAAGGVVAFVDGASRGNPGEAGCGVVFKDAEGATLAELSRPLGEATNNVAEYEAFITAVEEAVRRGWLDLKVFADSELMVRQLTGVYRVRNPGLKELYDKALSLCRALERWSIEHVGRGGNVRADELANHAIEEALKGR
- the mraZ gene encoding division/cell wall cluster transcriptional repressor MraZ is translated as MFIGKYSLTLDAKGRLSVPAKFREVLATSYQASLILTTLDSCLAAYPVEEWLAIAERIRELPQMKRELKDFTRHIYSSATECTLDRQGRILVPAEHRSYAGLDRGEVVVVGIMSKIEIWSHERWEAVEAATQDRMDEISDVLSEIGL